Within Chitinivibrionales bacterium, the genomic segment CGTCAAGGTTACGGAAGACAAATACGAGAACATCGAAGTGTCGGTGGTCGACTCGAGCCCGGCAATGGCGGCCGCCGTTGCCAATTTCATTGTGTGCGAGCTCGACACCATCACCTATCAGCTGGGAAAGGAGAGCGCGCGGAATTCACGGATTTTCTTTGAAGACCGCCTCGCACTAATCAAGCGCGACCTCGATTCCGCCTCAAAGCAATTCACCAAATACCAGACCGAGAACAATTACATCGAGCTCGAACAGCAGACGAAATCCTCCATTGAGGCGCTCGCCCAGTTCGAGGCGCAGAAAATGACGATCGACCTCGAGATCGCCCAGTTGCAGAGCCAGTTCGGCGCCAGCAACCAGCGCGTGAGCGAACTGCAGCGGCAGAAAGGCGTTATCGAGCGCAAGGTCAACGCGTACATGACCACGGGCGGCGGGAACCTCATCATTTCGCTCAAGGACGCTCCCCAAAAGGCGGTGCAGTACGGCTACTTGCTCCGCGATGTGAAGACCCAGGAGGCGCTCTACGAATTCGTCCTTCAGCTGTATGAGCAGGCCAAGTTCTCCGAGGCCAACAACGTGCCGACGGTGCAGGTGCTCGACGACGCCGGGACGCCGCAGAAAAAGACTAGGCCCAGGCGCTCGATCATCTGCATGCTGTTCTTTTTCGTAGGCTTTGCCCTTACGTCAACCTATCTCGCGGCGGACAAATGGCTGGGCGTCCAAAAACAGAACGGTACCCCGTTCTACAGAAAATTCAGCCGCGCCCGCGAATTGCTGATGTTCTGGCGGTAACGGCGGGCCCGAAGGGCGGTCTCTCCCTTAAGTCAACGGCGAACCTCCATGACGTTTTTCTACCTGTCCATTCTCCTCGTCACCGTCCTGTCGGCGTACTATTACAAAAAAGACCTGCTCTCCCCGGTCCGCCTCTATATCTGCATGTACAGTTTTCTCCTCGCCGTCAACTCATTGAAGCTGAGCGATTTTCAGACCGAATGGTCGCCCACCACCCACCTGTTCTTCTGGGGCGCCTCGGGGCTGTTCGTCGCGGGCTGCTGCATCATGCTGCTCGTCAACCGGGCCAACAATCCGCTCGGCCCGGCGGATTTCGGGTTCGTGAAAGCCTCGCTGGCTTCGGACGCGCGCCGCATCGACTGGAAATGGTTTTTTCTCGTCTGGATGTTCTGCTCGGCCGTTTTTCTGA encodes:
- a CDS encoding Wzz/FepE/Etk N-terminal domain-containing protein, which translates into the protein MDEPKKIGLLDLLIILLERKWFFIISMLLFCAAGVIISMVSAKYYTATAVIMKPEQKLPSGIGSLLGKELPVSGLLKSMDLGGADVDNFLSILQSGRLAGKAVDRFNLVHYYGFDKLKKYYPEDVVKRFHKSVKVTEDKYENIEVSVVDSSPAMAAAVANFIVCELDTITYQLGKESARNSRIFFEDRLALIKRDLDSASKQFTKYQTENNYIELEQQTKSSIEALAQFEAQKMTIDLEIAQLQSQFGASNQRVSELQRQKGVIERKVNAYMTTGGGNLIISLKDAPQKAVQYGYLLRDVKTQEALYEFVLQLYEQAKFSEANNVPTVQVLDDAGTPQKKTRPRRSIICMLFFFVGFALTSTYLAADKWLGVQKQNGTPFYRKFSRARELLMFWR